In Gymnogyps californianus isolate 813 chromosome 1, ASM1813914v2, whole genome shotgun sequence, the following are encoded in one genomic region:
- the TSKU gene encoding tsukushi, giving the protein MQFLAWFNLLLLLPCLGTTKTCFPGCHCEVESFGLFDSFSLTKVDCSGIGSHIVPVPIPLDTSYLDLSSNKLETINESMLTGPGYTTLVSLDLSYNKIAKISSTTFSRLRYLESLDLSHNSLEVLPEDCFSSSPLGDIDLSNNKLLDIAMDIFASKGQGKPLNVDLSNNMLSTITRHREKSIPNIQNLNLSGNRLVSVPNLQGIPLRYLNLDGNPLVKIEKGDFTGLKDLIHLSLSGLRGFGELSPYSFKELPALQVLDLSSNPDLKSLTAEVILGLNSLQELNLSGTGMSSLPKTVLKYLPSIKSITLGKNIQCLKTIKEGQYHRQIGLTKKEVLSCHDSHGSVAAAPYVS; this is encoded by the coding sequence ATGCAGTTCCTAGCCTGGTTcaatttgctgcttctccttccttgtCTTGGTACGACCAAAACCTGCTTCCCCGGCTGCCACTGCGAAGTGGAAAGCTTTGGTCTCTTTGACAGCTTTAGCTTGACCAAGGTGGACTGCAGTGGAATAGGCTCACACATTGTTCCTGTCCCAATCCCTCTGGATACCTCCTACTTGGATCTATCATCAAACAAACTGGAAACAATCAATGAATCGATGCTTACTGGCCCTGGATACACCACCTTGGTGAGCCTCGACCTGAGCTACAATAAAATTGCCAAGATTTCCTCCACAACCTTCTCCAGGCTTCGGTACCTGGAGTCCTTGGATCTGAGTCATAACTCTCTGGAAGTCCTTCCAGAGGACTGTTTCTCCAGTTCTCCTCTGGGTGACATAGATTTGAGCAATAACAAGCTTTTGGATATAGCAATGGACATTTTTGCTTCAAAAGGTCAAGGAAAACCCCTGAATGTGGATCTATCCAACAATATGCTCAGCACAATTACGAGGCACCGTGAAAAGAGCATCCCCAACATCCAGAACTTAAATCTTTCTGGAAACAGGCTAGTGTCTGTGCCAAACCTTCAAGGCATTCCTCTCCGATACTTAAATCTCGACGGAAACCCTCTAGTCAAGATTGAGAAAGGAGACTTCACGGGGCTGAAAGATCTGATTCATTTATCCCTCAGTGGCCTGCGTGGCTTTGGAGAGTTATCTCCTTATAGCTTCAAGGAACTACCAGCCCTCCAAGTTCTGGATTTATCCAGCAATCCCGACCTGAAGTCACTGACTGCTGAAGTTATCCTTGGTCTGAACTCCCTACAAGAGCTCAACCTCTCTGGGACAGGCATGTCATCCTTGCCAAAGACTGTGCTGAAATACCTGCCTTCCATCAAAAGCATCACCCTGGGGAAGAACATACAGTGTCTTAAGACCATCAAAGAAGGACAGTACCACCGACAAATTGGGCTGACCAAAAAAGAGGTCCTCAGTTGCCACGACAGCCACGGGTCCGTAGCAGCAGCGCCTTACGTTTCGTGA